The Bacteroidota bacterium genomic interval ATTACACCATTGAAGATAATGGATTAACCAAACCTTGGATTGGAAGAGTTTATTGCAATCCACCATATGGAAAAGATTTGCATCTTTGGTTATCTAAACTTCAAGAACATAAAAACGGAATAGCACTTATTTTTGCCAGAACAGAAACCAAATGCTTTTTTGAAAATGTTTGGGATAAAGCTGATGCTCTTTTATTTGTTAAAGGTAGAATAAGATTTTACCATGTTAGTGGTGTACAAGGTGGAACACCCGG includes:
- a CDS encoding DNA N-6-adenine-methyltransferase; its protein translation is MNTSFERSEQTKVEWLTPPELVKKLGEFDLDPCSPINAPFLHAKVNYTIEDNGLTKPWIGRVYCNPPYGKDLHLWLSKLQEHKNGIALIFARTETKCFFENVWDKADALLFVKGRIRFYHVSGVQGGTPGAPSVFVAYGKENALKLKNSGIEGRYIDL